The genomic window aaaagtttttttaatgtgtgtgggtgcccttgcatttgaagtgtagatgttcagaattgagaggtcatcttggtagacttttgcATTGATAAGTATAAACTGTTCCTCCATATCTTTTTTCacgacttttggttgaaagtcaattttatccaataaatCGAATGGCCACACCAGCtcatttcttgggaccatttgcttggaaaattattttccaacctttgactctgaagtagtcaATGCCTTTGACACTAAGGTGAGTTTcatgtatacagcaaaatgttgggtccttttaaagtatccagtctgttcgtttatgcctttttattggagaattaagaCCATTGatactaagagatattaaggaaaagtgattgttgcttactgttatcttctttgttagaggtggaattctgtttgtatggctgtcttctttagggtttgttgaaaTGCCATTACTTTATTGctatttctagggtgtagtttccagccttgtgttggtattttccacccattatcctttgtagagctggatttgtggaaagataatgtgtaaatttgcttttttcatggaatatcttgttttctctgtctatggtaattgagagttttgctgggtatagtaaactaggctgacatttatgttctcttagggtctgtatgacatatgtccaggatcttctagctttcatggactctggtgagaagtatggtgtaattctcataggtctgcatttatatgttacttgacctttttctcttactacttttaataatctttctttgtttagtgcatttgttgttttgattattatgtgacgggaggaatttttgttctggtccaatctatttgttgttttgtaggcttcttgtttgttcatgggaatatctttctttaggttagggaagtttccttctataattttaaaacatgatttattAATGGAAAGGTTTGTGAGAGCCCAACAGTCAACAAGACTTTGTTCTGAGCAGAAACTTGTGCTTCACAGGATGTCTTTCATCAGATCCTTCACCACTACTTGTGACTCCCATTCTGATCAGCATTTCCTGTAACTTAGAAGATTGGTGCTATTGTCATACTCCAAATGGATCATTTCACACTCAACACAAAAAGGTAAAGTATGACATTTGAAGGCTTTCTACTTGGTTCTTATAAAATGTTTATCTGTGTACTGAGGGTTCACAAAAGGGCAATACCATACCCTGCCTACCTAGCTAATTTGTCTGGTTCAAAGCCATTCCGCATCTTGCTTACATTTGTACTTATCATACTTATTCTGTGGTCTACTACATGAGATAAACCTTGGAATGTCTGATCTTTTGGTGATTCCCAAGCTACCATCAAATCTAAAGTTATCTTGTTGATGGAATTTCCCAAGTGGCATGTCTACTGTTGTCACCATTTTAGAAAGCACATTCCCTGGGAGACTGTGGAACATTGAGTATCTGGTATTTAATGCCGCCTGGCAATAAGATGCCTATTATAGACCCTTACCCATCTTCATGTGCAATGCAATGACATTCTTCAAATGCTGCTGTTACTGAAGGACTCTTTCCTTTCTAAGAAAGGACACATCAGGACCTCTCAGCAtgattttctcattttccttttattaaaataataagtctgcatttataaaaattatagatAAGTTGCTTCATAATATTAATATGAAGAGTATCTTTTGTGTCAAAAATCATATTGCATCAACCAAATACCTCCAGACTTTTTATATGTTGCACCTAAATAAAGTCAATGTTCACAAGTgcaatattgaataaataggagaTACAGAATGCTCCTATCCATGATTCCTTATATTTAACATGCATTTTGTAGTCTTGATGCTCTACAGATTTAATTTAACATTCAACATATATGGTAGGTGATTAGCATCCTCTCATCAAGTGCAATTAATGAGTACTCATACTCTGTAAACCATGACTCAGTACTTTCTTCACATATCATTTTCCTGTTTTATCTTCAGATTTGCAGGGGTTAAGGAGTGGATCTTCCGAGTGACAGGCTTCCTTTGCAGCTTATTATCTTCAGGCCTCGGAATGATCCTTGCAAGTAGCAAATACTGGCGCCTCTGGGAATTCGACAGTAAGGTCATCAAGCTTGTTTACATCGGACTCTGGGAAGCTTATTACCACTGTGAAGTTAACTACTCTGGTACTGGGACCGAAATTCTGGTACACAGACCTGTCAACTCAACCTGGACAATTTCACCTGAATTTCAATGTGCACGGAATCTGATATTCCTGGCAATGCTGATAAATcctgttgttgtgttttttaccTCAGCAGCCATCAGGGTCAGCATAATCAAAGCCTCAGTCCCTGAGATTCAGATACTGTGCTACAAGTGTTCTATCTTAATTCTGATCCTTAGCAGCATTTGTACCATTATTTCTGTGACCTGGAACCATGTAGCAGATTTTTATGGTGAAACCACCCTTGACTTTCCACCAAACTTTCCAGTTAAGAAAGAAGCCCTGATTATAAAACACAGCACTCATGTGTTTCCGCTGGGTCTCCTGACAACCACCCTGTCACTCTTTAGTATAATTATGTTCCTCTTTGAGATAAGGTCACTGAGAAAGCTGAATGCCCAGCATGCTTACATGCAGTCTGAGGAAATCACCATAAATGAGGGTTCTGGTGTTTGCCCAATGTGCCAGCAGACAACCTGACAACatttactgcacacacacactgtactccTGTAGTGGCgtacttatttaaaataaaagtatcgCATTGatgttttggtatttttattaagCATTTACCTTCTGCTTGTTGAAAGTGTTCTATTTTTGAAAGATATTCACATCCTAATCTCTGTATTCTAAGATGATGTGTTCAGTTCTTGCTGACTTCCTATTGCTGAAAAAGTAGTGATGAAATGAAAATGCCATAAACCAAAGAACCGAACCTAAGGTGAGAGTTTTCTTCAAAAACAAGGAAGCAagcaatcaagcaagcaaacaaacaaacaaacaaaacccactcaCTCGAGTGGGAAAGCATATGAGGGTCAATAATCTAAACTCCTAATGTATATTGAATGTAGAGCAGTATATCCAAACTTTGGCAACTCTGAAACTTAAAGTTTCTTGAAGGCAGGAAGAGACACTGCTCACTGAGCATGCTTACAGTCTCTGCAGACTTTCCCAGATGCGATTCTTTTGAAATGTCcatgttttttccattttgtaacaATGCAGGAAAGCAATACCTGTACGGGATAGAGGGACTTGAATTTTGTGTGTGGAAGCTCTCTGGAGGTTAGAAGATTATACATAGTACTGCTAAGTCCCAAATGATGCCCTGGATCCACTCAgtccaaagaacaaacaaacactccCACAGAAACTATAAAATACCCTGTTCTAATTGGAGACACTGTGGAGGGAACAGATGTTCCAAATTCAGCAgagcagaaaaagcaagaataggGAGTGAGTCAGGTGCAAATTGTCATATGTATCTCTTATCTCTGACTGAGTAGCAATCAGAATGCTTCTGAAGCTCTGACTTATTAGCAACCAGAGTGAGTCTTTATTTACACAGCTCTTTCATAGAACAAGGAAAAACTAATGATCATCAAAGAGGTACAGATTATGTGTTTGATTTCTGTTTACGTGTGCAAACTAACAGATCCATGCACAGTTGGAAAGAAAAGCAGAacagatttaattttattatcagtTCTATACCTCCAGTTGTAAGACTCTCAAGAATGGCCCCTCCATAgcattttatattgtatataacaGATGCTTCTTATGCAGGTAGTGTTTGCAGTTTTTGAGCACTCCACTCAAACAGAAACTATCTGATCCAGTCTTCTCGAAAATAGCAAATCTAATAGCTAAacactttattttacatttcatccTCTACAGAGGTCTTCATCAAGCTCTATTCGTTACTGAGTTCTCTTCCAGGGGTTATGACCTGCATGTCCCCTATCTTTCAACTATATTCTCTGAAAACTACTTATCTATTATAAAGGGAAGACATGAGTCTGTGATATAGTCTCCTGGGCAGTCAGAAATTTTCAATTGTCTGTGTTAACCCTGCAGCAATTAtactctttgagtttgttcagaGGCAGACACCCCAGGAATAGTCCCAGCAGTAATAACCTCATCTAGCTTTTTCTGTGCTTAATGATCTCTAGTGCACAAGGAAGATTTACACATAGGGCCAGAGAaagataattttagaattttccTGGAAGTACTCCAACATAATTCTCCCAGGAAAAGTTCTAAAATGCATTATGCAGAAAGTACCCGGGATTGCAACAAGCACACTCCAAAACCCAAAAGTGACATATTGAATGACAGTGATTGCACCATTCTGGATTGCTTAAACTGGGTCAAACAGCTGCCCTGGCTTCATGTCTCTCACTGCTTCCAGTTTATATGGGTGTATCTCCTTAGTTTAAATGTATTGTCTTACAATAACGTTCTATTCTGTGTTGGTGGGCACTGATGATTTGAACTGATGTTTTCCTCTATGGTTTTCATTTATTAGTCACAAGTCTGTTAGGGTGGATACAGATGTGGGCATTATTTTTCTGCTGAGTCAGGTAAAGGCAGGCCATGTGTTTTTGCTTCAACACTGTCCTGTGCATAAAATGGATAAATGTCTAGAGAGGAATGACACATAAGTCAACATTGTAGAATTATTAACAATCTTGGCTGACTTCCTGAGTACTTATTTCACATTCTTGAGGAGGGTGAGCTTCTGACTGTGTGTTAGTCCATGTATACATTCACTCTCTGTAAAACTTGGTCTTTCACTGCCATTACCCCAAACCCACTGTACAAGATACTTGATTCCTTAGTGGAAAAACATTTACATAAGCAAGTCAAGGAATGAAATGTGTATTTTGGCTCTCAATTTTAAGGAATGCTAAACTATGCCTGAGAGAACATCAACCTGAGGTTGTATGACCTGGTGCAACAGTAGATTTGAGCACAGATAAatggtcttccttcttatctAACTTTTCCTTTTTCATGCAGCCTGGGCTCACACACAGCTCTTGGAATGGTGACACCTACAATTGGAGTCAATCTTCCAAACACATTGAACCCATGGAAGTAAATATGGAAATTTTTAGAGACAAAGAAGACTGtgacttaatttcttttcttttgttttagacatTGTCTCTTTATCATTCAAATTTAATGGCCCTGTGGTGGTGTATTTATGCTTGACCAATGGGAAGTGTTATTATTAGGAGGTGGGCCTTGTTTTAGTAAGTATGACACTATGTAGGGAGTCTACATGATATTATGCTCAAGTTCTGCCTACTGTGGCAGAGAGTGCCTTTTCCTAGCTACCTTTGAAGCCAGTCTTGTCCTGGGagcctttagatcaagatgtagacctcttagCCACTACTTCTGCACAATGTGTGTCTGCTTgttgctgtgcttcctgccataatgGTGATGTATTGAACctataaaactgtaagccagagctccttaaatgttgtcctttatatgaGTTACCTTTggggctggtgggatggctcagcagttaagagcactgactgctcttcttaagggcccgagttcaaatctcagcaaccacatggtggcttacaaccatctgtaatggtatctgatgctttcttcttgtatgtctaaacagCAGCTactatgtacttacatataagaaataattctttaaaaaaaaaagagttgccttggccactttgtctcttcatagcaatgaaaccgtAAGATAGACtccaaatgattttaaaaattggagCAGTGTCTGTGGCTATAATCACTTGGGGTTTCTAGTACTGATGTTGCCTCCTGTCAAGCAGGAGACTTTCGTTAGGGTTGTAGTCAAAGATATGCAGCCTAGGAGAGGGATTGTAGTTGAGGAATGTTCAGGCATTAAGGGGCATTAGATGGTAACTGGTCATTCCTTACCTGGGGTTCCTAGTAATACATTGCCCTCCTGTATATTGGAATTACTTTGTAGGGAATGTAGGCTGTGACATGGAGCCAGGGAGAGGCCATGCAGTTGGGACTGGAGTACCTACTACCAGTGTGGCTTCTCATAGAGCTGGCACAGCATAGTaccagtatttctaatattttcaggCAACAAAACCAAGTATCCATTATGTCTGTGTATGCTTAAATCTATGGCCTATTCACCACATGTGACTTGAGAAGTTTATATCTTCATAGATAGAGCCCAAAATTTAGCCAATCTGATCTCATTGATTTTATGATTTGAATTGTTTTGAGGCAGCTTATCACTGTGGTAGTCAAGGCAGGATTTTCATTTACTATGATGGACCAGATTAGGCAGGGTTCTGAGTATTAGTGTCATGACATGTtacctctctctcttgcttttacattattttgacatatttttctaGTATATTCTCTGACTCTCTGAAGGATGAATATTGTGGTGAGTTCTTCCTACTGCAAGCATAGCAGTAGGATACTATTATATAGCATCAAATGACCCCTCTCTCTATGTATAAAGCAAAGGATTTCCCAGGGTTGAGAccacaagaagagagagagaaggaatacaAGTCACGGAATAGAACATGAACATGAGAACAGGAGAAGTAGAGCCACCAAGGGCTAGGTGAGCCATAAAAATGTGGCCATGTAGGTTGGACAACTGGAACTAAGAACAGCATAGATGAAACATAGTATTAACTTGGGTTGTTGATAGGAAGGTTGACTCTAAAGGCATGAAGagtaggcagctgcccagctgtTGTGCTGCATAAGGGAAATTATAATGCAAGGGCTGTGTGTGTCTCATCTGGGAACATAAATGCTGTATAGTGGGGAAGTGACCCTTGCTGGGATTTTTAATATTAACTACTACACACATGATCTCAATAACCAGGTAAGAAGCACAGGCAATGTGCGAACGTGTCATTAAAGTGTAGATGATCTACAACATGAATGTCTTCCCCATTTGTCAGGAGCCATCacaggacaagctaataactagcaggtgaccTTCCTGAGATTACCACCTTAGATTAACCTCTATGATAGAAATCTGATAGACAAGGCCAAGGAGAAAATCATGTAGTAAagtttcctgctattaatatgcatttcctattactattatcattattaatttttattattttttgcattGCCTATTTACTGAGGCATGTAGGTATTTTTATCGTTCAGACATTTCCTGTAGAACTTACCTTACCCTTCACTTCAGCCTCAAGGTACTAAGATAACAATAATTAAGGCACCTTACTCTCACCACTTTACATTGTCACCCTCCCGCCTCCTGAATGTTTGTTCCCATATACAGGTATTATCCTAAACAGGGGGTGACCTTACATGTGAAGAGTTTCAgaacttcttttttattgaatatcatgtacacttacattgccaatggtaaaacgtTTCCAGATTTCCCCCCTACCCAAAGACCCCTAAAccatcctcccacctcctgcctccacccgacccactcccatcttcccccactcgatttccctttgttggggcatctactgaacatttacctgaccaaggacgactcctcccactgatgaccaacaaggctttcctctgccacgTATTTGGCTGggaccatgtgtaccccttgattgatggtttagtccctgagagtcctggagtgtctgggtggccgaaatcattgttattcagctcctcctgaacgCCCTGCAGCTCCTCCAATGgtgaccccatgcccagtccaatggtttcttgctagcatctgcctctgtatttgcaaggcccCTCAGCagacaaccatggcatactcTTTTTGGTATACACGTCTTgccatccatagtagtgtcaggttttggttactgtttataagatgaatccccagataggacagtctctgcgtggcctttacttcagactctccTCCACATATTGTCTCCGGGATTGCTTTTGAGAGTATATTGTTCACTTTCTCAAAGGAATCAAAGGACTTAAGTCCTttgttcttgagcttcctttttttaattttaaaatcatttttattatattccatTGGACCTAtaacaatctttttaaaaaattaactaattaatttttttatttttatttttttaccttcTATAGTCTATGTTTATATTCgaaatgatattccctttcctggtgacacccccccccccttcccataagttccGAAAcgctcttccctcttcccatcctcctatcaacccccttctgcttctctgtcctggtactcccctacaatgctggaacaagcattttcaggattTGGGACCTctaattccttcttcttgggagttatTTGATacatgaattgtatcttgggaattcagagtttctgagctaatatttacttatcagtgactgtattccttgtgtgttcttttgtgactgggttacctcacttaggatgatattttccagattcaaccatttgcctaagaatttgatttcattgttttcaattgctgagtagtattccattgtgtaaatataccacattttctgtatccattcctccattgagggacatctgggttctttccaccttctggctattatatatagggctgctatgaacatggtggagcatgtgtccttattgcatgctgaagaatcctctggatatatgcccaggagtggtattgcagggcccccaggaagtgtcatgcccagttttctgaggaaacaccagacagatttccagggtggttgtaccaacttgcatttccaccagcagtggaggaatgttcctctttctccacatcctcgccaacacctcctgtctcctgagtttttaaccttagtgattctgattggtgtgaggtgaaatctcagggttgttttgacttgcatttccctaatgactaatgatgttgaacatttcttaaggtacttctagccattcaaagttcttcatctgaaaattcttttattagctctgtaccccatttttaatagggttatttggctctgtggattctaacttcttgagttttttgtgtatattggacattagccctctgtcagatgtagggttggtgaagatcttttcccaatttgttggttgccattgtgtccttttgacagtgtcctttgccttacagaatttgatctggaaaatatcatactaagtgagttaacccactcacaatgtcaaagatcaagtgatcataggagtgtgggttcatttcttggtcttcagttctattccattgatctacctgcctgtcactgtaccaataccatgcagctttttaacactattgctctgtagtactgcttgaggtcggggatactgattcccccccccccccccccgacattcttttactgttgagaatagttttagctatcctgggttttttgttatcccagatgaatgtGAGagttgttttttctaactctgtgaagaactgggattttgatggggattgcgttgactatgtagattgcttttggcaagatggccatttttactatattaatcctgccaatccatgagcatggaatatttttacattttctgaggtcttcttcgattttcttcttgagagacctaaagttcttctcatacagatctttcacttgtttggttagagataCCCCAAGATATtgcatattgtttgtggctattgtgaagggtgtcatttccctaatttctctctcagcctgcttatcctttgcatgtaggaaggctacagatttgtttgagttgattttataaccagccacttagcagaagttgtttatcagctgtaggagctctcttgtggagttttttgggtcacttaagtacactatcatatcatctgcaaatagtgatagtttgacttcttcctttctaatttgtatcccattgatgtccttatgctgtctaattgctctagatagaacttcaagtagtatattaaaaagatatggagagagggggcagccttgtctagtctctgattttagtgggactgcttcaagtttctctccatttactttgatgttgtcTACCGGCTTGtcgtatattgcttttgctatgtttaggtgtgggccttgaattcctgttctttccaagactttaggcatgaaaagatgctgaaaaaaatatggaacacttcaTGAATTTgcgagtatagatgttcagaattgagagttcatcttggtagacttttcctttgaccagtatgaagtgtccctccttattttttttgacaacttttggttgaaattcaattttatctgatataagaatgtacactccagcttgtttcttgggaccatttgcttggaaaattgttttccatcctttgactcttaaatagtgcctgtctttgtcactgaggtgggtttcttgtatgcagcaaaacttTGGGTCCTGTTCAAATATCCAGTCCATTCATCTATgcctttttataggggaattgagagcattgatattaagagatattaaggaaaagtgattgttgcttactgttatcttcttagttaaagttgacattctggttgtgtagctatcttctattgggtttgatgaaagattaacttattgatttttctatagtgtggttcactgtcttgtgttggtattttctaccc from Apodemus sylvaticus chromosome X, mApoSyl1.1, whole genome shotgun sequence includes these protein-coding regions:
- the LOC127675586 gene encoding uncharacterized protein LOC127675586, giving the protein MDHFTLNTKRFAGVKEWIFRVTGFLCSLLSSGLGMILASSKYWRLWEFDSKVIKLVYIGLWEAYYHCEVNYSGTGTEILVHRPVNSTWTISPEFQCARNLIFLAMLINPVVVFFTSAAIRVSIIKASVPEIQILCYKCSILILILSSICTIISVTWNHVADFYGETTLDFPPNFPVKKEALIIKHSTHVFPLGLLTTTLSLFSIIMFLFEIRSLRKLNAQHAYMQSEEITINEGSGVCPMCQQTT